A single region of the Funiculus sociatus GB2-C1 genome encodes:
- a CDS encoding helix-turn-helix transcriptional regulator, which yields MLELATLGLLQREPLHGYRLKQQLELFMSGCISANYGAIYPLLRRLEERGAISVLTEEEGEAGSIRKIYSISDKGRELWMQQMLEHPHESWVNARSRFTIKFFFFSHIEPTIRIKLVEHRLMVCRLRLESQQTEPLPADPYQIAVLQRCLMVIQDEIQWLSEQLAEETKRNNSS from the coding sequence ATGCTTGAATTGGCTACTTTAGGTTTACTGCAACGCGAACCGCTACATGGATATCGCCTGAAGCAGCAACTAGAACTGTTTATGAGTGGTTGCATCAGTGCCAACTACGGCGCTATATATCCTCTCTTGAGACGATTGGAGGAGCGGGGTGCTATCAGCGTACTCACAGAGGAGGAAGGAGAGGCAGGTTCAATTCGCAAAATATATAGCATCAGCGATAAAGGGCGCGAGCTATGGATGCAACAAATGCTAGAACACCCGCATGAAAGCTGGGTGAACGCTCGCTCTCGCTTTACAATCAAGTTTTTCTTTTTTAGTCACATAGAACCCACAATCCGAATCAAGTTGGTGGAGCATCGCTTAATGGTTTGTCGATTGCGCCTGGAAAGTCAACAAACAGAACCTCTGCCAGCAGATCCCTACCAAATAGCAGTCTTACAAAGGTGTTTAATGGTGATTCAAGACGAAATTCAATGGTTAAGCGAACAGCTGGCAGAGGAGACCAAGAGAAACAATTCCTCGTGA
- the psbM gene encoding photosystem II reaction center protein PsbM yields MQVNDLGFVASILFVLVPTVFLLILYIQTASRESNKNP; encoded by the coding sequence ATGCAAGTTAACGATCTTGGTTTTGTCGCCAGCATCCTGTTTGTGCTGGTTCCCACAGTTTTCTTGTTGATTCTGTACATCCAAACTGCTAGCCGCGAAAGCAACAAGAATCCTTAA
- a CDS encoding TetR/AcrR family transcriptional regulator, with translation MSQRDRRLEVSEAAWRVIVREGLDRTSMRAIAQELGCTTGVVTHYFRDKQELILFALNQVTQSLLKAIQAPTGQELGVDRLLNMVSAFLPLDVERQAILKVWLAFLGYAVGRDSLMAEHQRSAAQLREVILQELQTLQSANLIRDDADLELEANALLALANGVSLDFLIQAKRLSPEQQQQVIRRYVDELLSTHIK, from the coding sequence ATGTCCCAACGCGATCGCCGTCTTGAAGTCTCTGAAGCTGCCTGGCGGGTCATTGTCCGAGAGGGGTTAGATCGCACCAGTATGCGGGCGATCGCCCAGGAGCTTGGTTGCACCACAGGAGTCGTCACCCACTATTTCCGAGATAAGCAAGAGTTAATTCTCTTTGCTCTCAATCAAGTCACTCAGTCCCTACTCAAGGCAATACAGGCCCCAACAGGGCAGGAGCTTGGAGTTGATCGCCTCCTAAACATGGTGTCAGCATTTTTGCCCCTTGATGTTGAACGGCAAGCTATTCTCAAGGTCTGGTTAGCCTTTTTGGGATACGCCGTTGGACGAGATTCCCTGATGGCTGAACACCAAAGGAGTGCTGCCCAACTCCGTGAGGTAATTCTGCAAGAGTTACAAACTCTTCAGTCAGCCAATCTGATTCGAGATGATGCAGACCTTGAGTTAGAAGCCAACGCCCTCTTAGCCCTTGCCAATGGAGTTAGCCTAGACTTCCTCATTCAAGCCAAACGTCTCAGCCCGGAGCAACAGCAACAGGTTATCCGACGCTACGTTGATGAGTTGCTGTCTACTCATATCAAGTAA
- a CDS encoding 2Fe-2S iron-sulfur cluster-binding protein produces the protein MANITFVNENREAIAADGANLREKALENGIDIYTLRGKMMNCGGYGQCATCIVEIQEGIENLSPRTDFETRKLKKKPETYRLACQVVVNGPVSVKTKPR, from the coding sequence ATGGCTAATATTACGTTTGTCAACGAAAATCGGGAAGCGATCGCAGCTGATGGGGCTAACTTAAGAGAAAAAGCCCTAGAGAATGGCATTGATATCTATACCCTTAGGGGAAAGATGATGAACTGCGGGGGCTACGGTCAATGCGCTACCTGTATTGTAGAAATTCAGGAAGGTATAGAAAATCTTTCGCCTCGGACTGATTTTGAAACCCGGAAACTGAAGAAAAAACCAGAAACCTACCGTTTAGCTTGTCAAGTGGTGGTAAATGGCCCAGTAAGTGTGAAAACAAAGCCACGATAG
- a CDS encoding efflux RND transporter periplasmic adaptor subunit yields MSDHSSPESPVPLKTQEDTLFEEQALENESVAVELHPGRTKYWAALSIVLLIVGGGLGWHWWQSRASNAQPAPGAAGQPQGIPVKLATVETATVEEASEFVGSLQAARRVVIKPEIEGRVSQILVSEGDRVPAGKTLVQLSPDKRQAEAASVLQSVNAARATSANAASQIKALEAERASTVAEVELQQENYRRTSTLVGQGALARAELDRVTRDRRAAQAALNAITERIQAAQSTLAQAQAGLQQAQANVDLANAELKDATIVAPIAGVVGAIPVKLGDVVSSSDTLTTIIQNQSLEIELSIPLERAPDLRLGQTVEGTNSQGKLLGTGTISFISPQVNSSSQSILIKARFDNSQGQLRDGQFIQARVVWDEKPGVLIPTTAISRLGGENFVFVAQKKGESTLIAQQKPVKLGDIQGNNYQVIEGLQPGERIVVSGILNLSNGAPIIPESKN; encoded by the coding sequence ATGTCCGATCATTCGTCCCCTGAATCTCCAGTTCCACTTAAGACACAAGAAGATACGCTTTTTGAGGAGCAAGCTTTAGAAAACGAGTCCGTTGCAGTTGAGCTTCACCCAGGTCGAACAAAGTATTGGGCCGCGTTGTCAATCGTCTTGTTGATTGTCGGTGGTGGTTTGGGTTGGCATTGGTGGCAAAGCCGTGCCAGTAATGCTCAACCTGCACCGGGAGCAGCAGGTCAACCGCAAGGAATACCTGTCAAATTAGCAACTGTAGAAACAGCCACCGTCGAAGAAGCTTCCGAGTTTGTGGGTTCCCTGCAAGCTGCACGGAGAGTGGTAATCAAGCCGGAAATTGAGGGGCGAGTTAGTCAGATTTTGGTTTCCGAAGGCGATCGCGTTCCCGCCGGAAAGACTTTAGTACAACTTAGCCCGGACAAGAGACAAGCAGAAGCCGCCAGCGTGTTACAGAGTGTCAATGCTGCCCGTGCCACCAGCGCCAATGCTGCCTCCCAAATCAAAGCCTTAGAAGCCGAAAGGGCTTCCACTGTCGCTGAAGTGGAACTGCAACAGGAAAACTATCGACGCACTTCTACCTTAGTAGGACAAGGTGCATTGGCGAGAGCCGAACTAGATCGAGTTACACGCGATCGCCGTGCTGCCCAAGCCGCCTTGAATGCCATCACCGAACGCATTCAAGCCGCCCAGTCAACCCTTGCCCAAGCCCAAGCAGGTTTACAGCAAGCCCAAGCTAACGTCGATCTTGCTAACGCAGAACTTAAAGATGCCACAATTGTCGCCCCCATCGCTGGCGTTGTCGGAGCTATCCCAGTCAAGTTAGGAGATGTCGTTAGCAGTAGCGACACCCTCACCACTATCATCCAAAATCAATCTTTAGAAATAGAATTGTCTATTCCTTTAGAAAGAGCGCCAGATTTACGCTTAGGGCAGACAGTAGAGGGAACCAATTCCCAAGGAAAATTACTAGGCACAGGTACAATTAGTTTTATTTCTCCCCAAGTAAATTCGAGTTCTCAAAGCATCCTTATCAAAGCTAGGTTTGACAACTCACAAGGACAACTGAGGGATGGGCAATTTATCCAAGCCAGAGTAGTTTGGGACGAGAAACCGGGAGTTTTAATCCCAACTACCGCCATATCTCGCCTGGGTGGAGAAAATTTTGTCTTTGTAGCTCAAAAGAAAGGAGAATCAACCTTAATAGCCCAACAAAAGCCCGTGAAATTGGGCGACATCCAGGGAAATAACTATCAAGTTATCGAAGGACTACAGCCAGGAGAAAGAATAGTTGTCTCAGGCATTCTCAATTTATCTAATGGCGCTCCGA
- a CDS encoding universal stress protein, translating into MIEKILLADSGTGQSKEMLKALMELPSIQRASVSILHVVPSQVTSEALTAKWEEGGRILATSMQTLNLDPSRVSTMLQQGDPKTTVCQVAEDINADLIIMGSRGLKRLESILENSVSQYVFQLSSRPMLLVKDDIYVKKINRLMVAMDGSDSAKQCLSLAMFLLRDIKGGMLILAHVNKARTAFAEESQANPEKDPVLAPAIAEAKKQGIAYKCVTGTGKPGPEICRLAEDLNVDLLMLGSPDRRPSIAKGLPDLDRLLGTSLSDYVRVYANCPVLLGRTATA; encoded by the coding sequence ATGATTGAAAAAATTTTATTAGCCGATTCTGGAACTGGACAATCTAAAGAAATGCTCAAGGCTTTGATGGAACTGCCTTCAATCCAACGAGCCTCAGTCAGCATATTACACGTTGTTCCTTCCCAAGTTACCAGTGAAGCCTTGACCGCAAAATGGGAAGAAGGGGGCAGAATTCTCGCTACTTCCATGCAGACATTGAACCTCGACCCAAGTCGCGTTTCTACCATGCTACAACAGGGCGACCCAAAGACTACAGTTTGCCAGGTAGCTGAAGACATTAATGCTGATTTAATTATTATGGGTTCGCGAGGGCTGAAGCGCCTAGAGTCCATTTTAGAAAATTCCGTCAGCCAATATGTTTTCCAGTTGTCCTCTCGTCCGATGTTGTTGGTTAAAGACGATATTTACGTTAAAAAAATTAACCGCCTCATGGTAGCAATGGATGGCTCTGACTCGGCAAAACAATGCTTAAGTCTGGCTATGTTCCTGTTGCGAGATATTAAGGGAGGAATGCTGATTTTGGCCCACGTCAATAAGGCGCGGACAGCCTTTGCTGAAGAATCACAAGCTAACCCAGAAAAAGATCCCGTCCTTGCACCAGCGATCGCAGAAGCGAAAAAACAAGGCATCGCTTACAAGTGTGTCACGGGTACTGGTAAGCCGGGACCAGAAATCTGTCGTTTGGCAGAGGACTTGAATGTCGATCTACTAATGCTAGGTTCCCCAGACCGTCGTCCCTCCATCGCCAAGGGTTTACCGGATTTGGATCGGCTGCTGGGAACTTCCCTATCCGACTATGTACGGGTTTATGCGAATTGTCCCGTACTGCTAGGACGCACAGCTACTGCTTAA
- a CDS encoding LysE family transporter translates to MQSSMTFSSIVALFSAMIILASIPSVSVLAVTTRAATSGFIHGIFTTLGIVLGDIIFIIIAIWGLSFLAEAMGSLFVLIKYLGAAYLILLGIGLWKSKLNNIETEEVVKSSLLSSFLTGLFITLGDQKATLFYLGFFPAFVDISKISYWDTLIIITITIVAVGGVKLGYAFLADKARFFISSKVRKRINIAAGCVMIGVGVFLLTKV, encoded by the coding sequence ATGCAAAGCAGTATGACATTCAGCAGCATTGTTGCATTATTCAGTGCCATGATTATTCTGGCTTCTATTCCCAGCGTTAGTGTATTAGCTGTCACCACAAGAGCAGCTACATCTGGATTTATTCATGGTATTTTCACAACCTTAGGGATAGTGCTTGGTGACATCATTTTCATAATAATAGCTATTTGGGGGTTGTCGTTTCTTGCTGAAGCGATGGGAAGCTTATTTGTCCTTATAAAATACCTGGGTGCGGCTTATCTTATATTGTTGGGAATAGGGCTATGGAAGTCAAAATTAAATAATATTGAGACAGAGGAGGTTGTAAAATCCTCTTTGCTGTCCAGTTTTCTGACTGGATTGTTTATTACATTGGGCGATCAAAAAGCGACGTTATTTTATCTTGGATTTTTTCCTGCTTTCGTTGATATTTCTAAAATATCTTATTGGGATACGCTCATCATTATCACAATTACTATAGTAGCCGTAGGCGGTGTAAAACTTGGTTATGCGTTTCTGGCGGATAAAGCTAGATTTTTTATTAGTTCCAAAGTAAGGAAAAGAATAAACATTGCTGCTGGCTGTGTAATGATTGGTGTTGGAGTGTTTTTACTAACAAAAGTTTAA
- a CDS encoding TolC family protein — translation MPTSRHPFHWVGTGFMAVGAGLALTLAYAKLSAAQESPPSQKVETPKSEISTQENKDEAETRPTSPMLNSGNGGMAPSAPQKNQQAQETGNGSNVVTQQSSETKTQNPPLPPEYLNPSANPLLFPTKPEEVQIQNFQRITLEQALVLARRNNRDLQVALLTAERSRAALREALAAEYPNIGVQANFTRSDSASAELSNARQQSSPLRPALGDDNTVSTSFDSRFEVSYDLFTSGRRGARIQAAEQQARFDQLDLERQLEQVRLDVTNSYYDLQEADSQVEISTAAVRDAARSLEDAQLLEQAGLGTRFDVLRFQVQLANAVQDLTRTRSQQSIARRQLTQLLSLAQRAEVAAADQVEFAGEWNLTLEQSIILALKNRAELEQLLARRNISEQQRRIALAGTSPQVSLFATYDVLGVFNDELGPADGLTLGARFRWDFFDGGAARARAEQERANIAIAETQFADQRNQIRLEVERAYFNLRSNAENIQTAFFAVTQAEESLRLAELRFRSGVGTQTDVISAQTELTRARVNRLRAVLDYNRSLAALQRNISNLPGSELSDNPL, via the coding sequence ATGCCAACTTCTAGACATCCGTTTCATTGGGTAGGAACTGGTTTTATGGCTGTGGGTGCAGGTCTTGCTCTCACCTTGGCGTATGCAAAGCTGAGTGCTGCACAAGAAAGCCCCCCAAGTCAAAAAGTTGAAACTCCCAAGTCAGAAATCAGCACACAGGAAAATAAGGACGAAGCAGAAACTCGTCCTACCTCCCCTATGCTTAATTCTGGCAACGGGGGTATGGCTCCATCTGCTCCCCAGAAGAACCAACAGGCCCAGGAAACAGGGAACGGGAGTAACGTCGTAACTCAACAAAGCTCAGAAACCAAAACTCAGAACCCACCTTTACCCCCCGAATACCTCAACCCCAGCGCCAATCCCCTGCTATTTCCCACCAAACCAGAGGAAGTACAAATTCAAAACTTCCAACGGATAACGCTGGAACAGGCTCTTGTACTGGCGCGGCGTAACAATCGGGATTTACAAGTTGCACTTCTGACCGCAGAGCGCAGTCGGGCGGCGCTGCGAGAAGCTCTTGCGGCTGAGTATCCCAACATTGGTGTGCAAGCCAATTTCACCAGATCGGATTCTGCCAGTGCTGAGCTATCCAATGCCAGACAACAGTCATCCCCATTAAGGCCAGCACTGGGGGATGACAATACTGTCTCGACAAGCTTTGACAGCAGGTTTGAAGTCAGCTATGACCTCTTTACCTCTGGTAGACGAGGAGCGCGTATCCAAGCAGCAGAACAACAGGCGCGTTTCGATCAGTTAGATTTGGAACGCCAACTCGAACAAGTCCGTTTGGATGTTACGAATTCTTACTACGATTTGCAAGAGGCAGATTCCCAAGTTGAGATTTCTACTGCGGCGGTGAGAGATGCTGCTAGAAGTCTTGAGGATGCTCAGTTGCTAGAACAAGCTGGACTGGGAACGCGCTTTGATGTACTGCGGTTTCAAGTGCAGCTGGCGAATGCCGTCCAAGACCTAACTCGCACCAGAAGTCAACAAAGTATTGCCCGCAGGCAGTTAACCCAATTGTTAAGTTTAGCTCAGAGGGCTGAGGTGGCTGCGGCAGACCAAGTTGAGTTTGCTGGGGAGTGGAATCTTACACTAGAACAGAGTATTATCCTGGCGCTAAAGAACCGGGCAGAGTTGGAACAGCTCTTGGCTCGGCGGAACATCAGCGAACAGCAACGGCGTATTGCGCTGGCTGGCACAAGCCCGCAAGTAAGTTTGTTTGCGACCTACGATGTTTTAGGGGTGTTCAATGATGAATTGGGGCCTGCCGACGGCTTAACCTTGGGGGCAAGATTTCGCTGGGACTTTTTCGATGGGGGAGCCGCCAGAGCCAGAGCGGAGCAGGAAAGAGCTAATATTGCGATCGCAGAAACTCAGTTTGCTGACCAACGCAACCAAATCCGCTTGGAGGTGGAACGAGCTTATTTCAATTTAAGATCGAATGCGGAGAACATTCAAACTGCTTTCTTCGCCGTTACTCAGGCAGAAGAAAGCTTGCGTTTGGCTGAGTTACGATTTAGATCGGGTGTCGGTACGCAGACTGATGTAATTAGCGCTCAAACTGAGCTGACCCGCGCTAGAGTCAACCGACTCAGAGCTGTTCTGGATTACAATCGTTCGTTGGCAGCCCTCCAACGCAACATTAGCAACCTCCCAGGCAGTGAACTTTCTGATAACCCCTTGTAG